Proteins co-encoded in one bacterium genomic window:
- a CDS encoding paraquat-inducible protein A, producing the protein MAPLPADIVACPDCDLLQRMPALPPGGTARCARCGLELGTRKPGSLDRSLALSVAALIVYLLANVEPLMGVSIGGRTSSTTILGGVQAMWQQGEKVTSVLVALFIIVAPALEIVFMLAILLASRRPPAPRWVGSLLRWTELSGVWSMVGVMLLGILVSLVKIASLATVEPGIGIFAVGALVFLLAGMSASFEPREIWTRVRWSNGEWPGTVR; encoded by the coding sequence ATGGCGCCACTGCCCGCGGACATCGTTGCCTGTCCAGACTGCGACCTCCTGCAGCGCATGCCTGCCCTTCCGCCCGGCGGAACGGCGCGCTGTGCGCGCTGCGGCTTGGAGCTGGGGACCCGCAAGCCGGGGTCCCTCGACCGCTCGTTGGCGCTGTCGGTTGCGGCCCTGATCGTCTATCTCCTCGCCAACGTGGAGCCCCTGATGGGGGTTTCGATCGGCGGGAGAACGTCGAGCACCACGATCCTGGGCGGCGTCCAGGCGATGTGGCAGCAGGGCGAGAAGGTCACCTCCGTCCTCGTCGCCCTCTTCATCATCGTCGCACCGGCCCTCGAAATCGTGTTCATGCTGGCGATACTGCTTGCCTCCCGGCGGCCGCCCGCGCCACGATGGGTGGGGTCGCTGCTTCGATGGACGGAGCTGTCCGGCGTATGGTCGATGGTGGGGGTGATGTTGCTCGGCATCCTGGTCTCGCTTGTCAAGATCGCGTCGCTCGCCACGGTGGAGCCCGGCATCGGGATTTTCGCGGTCGGGGCCCTTGTCTTCCTGCTCGCCGGAATGTCCGCCAGCTTCGAACCCAGGGAGATCTGGACGCGGGTGCGGTGGTCCAACGGCGAATGGCCCGGGACGGTGCGATGA